ATAAATACATGTCGAATGGCACCATCGACAACTTTTCTCTTGACACTGCCATAACGATGCCTGGAACCCCTCGTCCgcaggacgaggatgagggccAAAACGGAGGCGACACGGCGTTACAGTCCGTACGTCAGGACATGCAACGTCAGCTAGACCAGCAAAAGGAAGAGTACCAAGAAAAGCTAAGGAATGCAGAATTGTCCTCTGGTCAAGGCGTCGAAAATATTCGCTCCGAAAAGGCTCGGATGGAGGAAGCTCTCCGCGCAGCGAAAGAGGAATTTGAAGAGCAACTgaggaaacagaaggaagTTTTTGAGTCTCACATAAAAGACATGGGCCAACCGCTTCCGAAAATATACGAAAATGGTTTTGCAAAGTTGGATACAAGGGAGCTCGAGATCGCAAGAAGTGTTTTCCTCCATTGGTCGCAGCAGAATTACGTTCGTATGGCAGAGAAGGTCTTGCAGCATGCTTCATTATTGAAAGAGGCCCAAGTAATGAGTCATATCATGGATAAGAATATTGTGTTCCAATTTGCGGTCATTGATCATGGGCATAACATGGCGTCATCCTATGATCTCGTGCTGAACGGGATCTCTGGAGACGAGGATATTGTGCTTGATGAGGCTAAAAAGCCTTGTATTGCTGTCCGTGTGATCGACTTTAAACAATGCGTCATCCATCTCTGGTCTATCGAGAAACTACAACGCCGCCTTCAAGCTATGCGCCAGCTGCACCAGTATATTGACCGCCCAGACTATATTCAACATTTCAAGCTCGAAAATCCTTTCTCTGAACCTTGTTCTCCGCAGTATTCTATGGTCGGCGACGCCGATATTCCGCTCACAGCAGTCTTTGAGACTCGTGTGCAAGACTTTTCGGTTGAAGCTACTTCACCTTACACCCAGAATGTCATAGGTATCATAAGATTGTCTCTTGAACCGTCTTCGGCTCAAGCGCCATCGTCAACTCTCAAATTCAATGTTGTCATGCGTGATATGGTAGGGTTCGCTGAATGGGAAGGAACTGACGTTCATGCGCAACTTTTCGTACCGGGCATCTctgaggaaggaggtgcaACAACGACCCAGATGATAAATGGTTTTGATGAATCCCCAATTCGGTTTGAAAGCGTTCACAGCATGAGTTTACCGCTTTCCAGCCCGCGTTCGGCGGCTTTGAAAGTTTGCGTTTACGCGCGTGTAACTCAGATGCATCTTGACAAACTTCTCAGTTGGGATGATATGCGAGACTCAGCAGAGCCACCCCCGCAGAAACGCAAGACCCCTCGTATTCCGGAGTCAGAGTTTTACTCAGAGGAGAGACATGACGTATTTGCGAGAACTCAATTGCTTGAATTGGCTGAAACAGGCGATTACCTCCCTGTGGAAGTAGTACAAAGTAATAATCTTGATGCAGGCACATACCAGCTCCATCAAGGCCTCCAACGTCGGATCATGATTAACCTTACCTATAGTTCAACCGAGAGCCTACCCTGGGATGACCTCATCAATATTCGTGTGGGCTCTGTCCGGTTGCTTGATCCGTGGGGCAAGATCCCTGACCAGGATCTTCAAACTCCTGACGTTCCGTTGAAATTCGTGCAGGAGCCAGTGCGGAAGGACAATGCGGATGGAACATCCAATGTTACTATCATTGGCCAATGGGACTCCAGCTTGCatggctctcttctcctagACCGGGTCACTGCGGATAAGTATCGTGTACAGGTGACTGTTAGGTGGGAGCTCATCTCGTCACGGCTACAAGACAGTGTTCCCTTCGAGGTGGATCTAACCCTTCAGATCCAGGGACGCACATATGTGCGTCCCCAGTCCATGTTCAAACAATTCTTCAACTCGACTCGGATTGTACATTCAACGGTCCGCATGTTTTCATTGGCTGTTCGACCCGTCTCCGCAAAGCGAGCGGCTGATCTGTGGCGCATGAACACACAGAATGATTATGtgaagggagaagaactcTTGACGACTTGGTCTCCACGGAAGGTCTCGCTTGTGCGTGACTACGTGGCGGCTCGCAAACGAAGGCGACGGATTGCCGAGCTGAACGCCGCAAAAGGGGCCCTCAGTGCCCACTGTCTCGCACCGTCAACTCCACGGAGCGGGAGGTCGACTCCTCTTCGGAAACTGGAGCTTACCGATCGCAAAACCAAACTTCTCCAAAAGTACGTTGAACTTTGGGCCACAAAAACTGATCCCATCGAGACTATCCTTGTCCGGAGCAACACGGAGCCCCCTCCAGGAGGTGCAGCTTTCGCCTCTCGCGCCAAGCAAACACCTTCGGGTGACGATTCAAGCTCTGTCTCGGAAGAGGTGCCGCTCAAGCCACGATTCGTTGCGACTATCCAGACCCTTCCTAAGAACACATCTTCCTTGAAGTCTGGATATCTGTTGACGCCGGACGACACCAACAGTCATTGGGTGCGGCGTTTTGTTGAACTTCGTCGCCCATATCTTCATATCTATTCCGCCGAAGGGGATGAGATAAATGCTATTAACCTGCGCAATTCGCGGGTCGACCATGCACCTGATTTTGCGCGGTTGCTTGATGGTCCAGGTGAGAGAGCTGACCAAGGCACGTCACCTAAGGGCCGTCCCAACGTATTCGCGATATATGGGTCCCAGAACactttcctcttcgctgCCCGGACGGAGGCCCAAAAGGTCGAATGGATTTTGAAGATTGATGAAAGTTACTTCAGCAACAATGCACCCAAGGCGGTGGGTAACCGCTCTAGATGATAAACGTCGCATTTGTATTCATATGATGTCTTGACACGTTGGACGATCTCTGCGGCATGCGCTGGACGTGCCCCTTTGCCTTTCTAATAGAAGCCGGGCAATTGCGCTCTTATTAACGGATTCGCGCCCTGCCCATCCACGACAGTATATTCCCTCTTATACGCTCGGTTTCTTGTAACCCGTCGAGGGCTAAGAGACGGGCCTGAAGTCTATCGTTTGTTAAGCTTACCCCTTGTCTTCGTGATACATtttcttgattgattttgagATACCCCTGATACATCTGAAACTTGCAATCTCCCTGTACATATTCGAGAGTATTTTTCAAGCATAGAGATGAGGCCTAAGGTGTCCGCAGGCGGCAGCGGCCTTTTGTTTATATAGTCAACAGTTTTCTGAGTAGAAGTGAGTCTACATACGGATTCCAGCGTAATGACAATGTCTTGTTTAGCTGCTGTTTGCTAACATTAGATAAGCATCCATCAGAGCCCAGACTTGGAGTCTATAGAAGACCTGTCATCATTGGCCAACCCGCCTGTTGCCATGGGAACATAACTTCTGTCGTCACATCAGCCGTCAGCAAGCGTGGGGGGAGCAGACATACTATTATGCTCTGGCACGCATACTTCCACCATGGGTCATGACTTAATGAGATTATGAATGAGACATGACGATTATTTTCCGATATTGCATGACCAACATACCTTAGAATTACTTATATATCGTCAACAGCCTACCAACCATTGAACAACAAGAGACTGAGGCAGTTATAGAGAAGGGCGACGCCCCAGGgaatacatatatatagtgacaaaagatatatacaCCACAAATGCGCTGGTCGCAAGGTCACTCAACTCGACTCCGCTTTTTGGGTACGGGCGCCGTGTGCTCATTGATCGCCGTtacattcctcttcttcagtaCCAAATACTCAGCTGAAGTCGCCAAATATGCGCTAAAAGCCCCTGTCAAGCAGTCTCCACTGGGCTCCCCGCCTGCATGTAGGAATGATTCTTCCTGGGAGTTTCAGGTTGAAAAGGATGGGAATGATCACGGGCTTTCCGAAGAACAGTGCCACGCTGCTTTTCCGAAATTGTTTGTTGAGCTCGATAAGTCTGCTTCATTCAGAGAAAACAATCCCATTCAATTTAAGGATGTGGATAGCTTGACGGTGGAAAATGGGATGGTGAGGGGTATTATTGATCATGGAGAGGTGGGTTTTTTCCCTACGAATCCGGGCTGCTGGAAGCCATATATTGACTTTTGCATTCTACGGCAGCTCTATATTGTTGATTTTGGTAACATGCCTGCCACCTTCACTCGGGGGAAGGCGACATTGAATTCATTGCACCGCGCATTAGCCTCGTTCCCAGATCGAGATCGTCTTCCGAATGTTGAATTTGTTTTAACCACGGAAGACTATAGCAGCGGCGAAGGGCCCATTTGGTCATACTCCAAACGTGAGGAGAATACCAACGTCTGGTTGATGCCGGATTTTGGGTACTGGTCATGGCCGGAAGTTGGGGTCGGTCCGTATAAGGATGCTCGACGCCGGATTGCTGCAATTGACGACGGAGAGGTAACGGTAGATGGCCAAGTTATCCCCGGCATGCAATtccaagacaagaagaagcagcttgTTTGGCGAGGCAACGTTGCCACGAATCCCCAGGTGCGCGGCAAGCTGCTGAAGGCTGCCCAGGGGAGGAGCTGGGCCAGTATATTGGCTATTGACTGGGGTGATGAGAATGACATCCGATTCAACCTGTTACCTATAGAAGAGCACTGTAGGTATATGTTCCTGGCGCACACTGAAGGGCGCAGCTTCTCAGGACGCGGCAAGTATCTCCTCAATTGCCGTTCGGTAGTCATCTCGCACAAGCTGGTCTGGCGAGAGGCGCACCATGCTGCTCTCATCTCCTCTGGTCCCGAAGCGAATTACGTTGAAGTTGAGCGTGACTTTTCTGATCTTGATCACAAAATTGAGTTTCTCATCGACAACCCGGAGGCTGCGGAACGCATAGCAAACAATTCAGTTAAAACTTTCCGCGACCGGTATCTCACTCCAGCTGCGGAGTCTTGTTACTGGAGGCACTTGATTCGGCAGTATGCTTCGTCTTCCGAATTTGAACCTGTTTTGTACACTACGCGAGAGGATGGGAAAAAGGAGCCTCGTGGCATCCCTTTTGAAACATGGGTCCTTGGTTCTTAGGCCATCTAAACTGTCTATGTTGGTCGTCTCATGCTATAATATCCAGTATATATGCACCTTATTGCTTGATGGCGTTGGGGTATGCTGCACTTGTCGCTCTTTATATCCCCTTTCGTTCTAATGAAggggatttttcttttctaataATTCTTCTACGACATGTGGTATATGACGTGAATAGATCGGCATTGTATCATCAATTAAGTAGAACCATTGCTGGTACTATGGACTGCGGGACTAGCTTGTGCTCTCGTGAGTCGAACAAACAACCCAAACATCCCGGTTCTCCTTCGTTTCCCTcttgatgtatgtatgtatatgcCGTACTCTGCAAGATAAATTGTCCCTTTGATGTGGTGACTGGGGTTAAATGATTATCAATACTCCGAAGCTAGTGTCTCGAGATCACGCGTCTAGTTAACCCCACTGACCTAGCGGATTTAACTCGAGATCACCGTGATATATGATTGACGTGACCGACCCCAGAAGGTTAACGCTCCTTCAAATTGCGGGGTTGGGCTTCTATGGTACATATTCAAAAAATCTCTCATAGTAAGCGAGGCTCGTCGCTCACCTGACTAAGACACGAGAGAATGAAGGCCCTCATGACTGATCTACAAAATATCAGATTGACTAGGGAATCAAATGTCACCGCACATAAATCCGGGGATATATGGTTTCCTACGGTATTTGGGCATCCTCGGTCCGAAAGTCTGGCATGGCAGGCTTTTGAGTTCAAGGAGCGTTCGGTAGTAAGTAGTGTGATTGGATGCTACAACAGGAAAGTCCGTGGTCCCCTGCAAGGGTGCAGGCGGACAGGATTTAATTTTCCCTTGGGAAGTGTGGAGAAGGGCACGCCCCTTATGCAAGAGACTGGTATTGATTCTATCAGCCCCATGACTTCATAGGAGTGCACTCACTTATTGTACGAGCAGCACCAACAAATGGCCCAGGGGCCCCTCCGATCTTCGGTCCGTGATGCCATGACCGAGCACGATTGGTTTATGCTTATTTCTTTATGGACGACCACGCACACGGAATCACATGAATGCCAGAACAACCGTGGTAGCTAACAAGAATATCGATTGTCCTCCTTAAGGAGAATGGATGGGGCGCTTCATGGGCCGCAACCATGAGCAGACCCATTCCAACAGCACTGGGTTGTCGCTCGCCAGGATTCACCGTTTCCGAAGGCGATGCACTAAATGATTTGAAAACTTAGATTTGACCTGTATGACTTGGGCCACGCAGCAAATGGGAAGCCGCAAAACAGAGAGGTGAGCCTGCAGTGAGGGGCATTTTACATGTCTTTCCTGGACCTCTTATCACTTGTTTGCCCTGTTCTTTATAGTCCGGGGCATCATGCTTTAATGATTATGAGCGGTCAGGGTCCAATTAGGGTCTCCCTTGCGTGTCTTCATACATTAATTTCAGATCCACACTGTTGTTCCCGGgcaccatcttcttggcATTGGTCAAGAATCGGCAATTTCACCAACATTCAAAAGAGCTAAGAACCTTTTCGTTATTTATATCTTGTTCTGTGGAGTcagcagaaaaagaattacAGGAGGGTTATTGGATCCAATACTGTCCGCGGTACGGCAAGCGATGAATGACTCGCTGAGTGAATGCAGTACCGCTTTCGGAATCATGCGAACTTTACACAATGCCTTTTTTTGCTTTCGATCTACTATTGCCGTCGCTGATTGGTTTACTCTTTTAGTTGATCGGTGAGATTGGCTCATTCAAGGCCTTGTAGTCTAATTTAAAATTTCCCGCGGTGGCATTGAGGGACCGCGTGCAGTCTGTCCCGAACTGGGGCAATGGGCAGCTTCGCGACACTTTCAGGTAGACAGGAATATCGCATTCAGGCTCAGCCACTCCGCTGCCAATGTCTTTGTTGTCCGTGAGCTCGATGCCGCTCACTTGGCCCACTAACGATTAACCTGTGTCAAATGGGATTCTACGATAGTTggccccctccccccaccaCACCTGCCTTAGTCCCAACATTTGGCGATGCATCCAGTACCTGGGCGCAGTGGGCAAAATCGCTATTTTTAAGGCCGGCGTCAAATGACTATTGAAGTCACCAGGGATGAAAAGGATCATGTTACTAAATGCAGCCGTGGAATTGGCGCTTGATGGTTGCCACCATAGCCTAAAGCAATCAAATATAAAGCATTGAGGCAGCCTGGTGAGATGGCATTCCTGCACAAGATTCTTCCCCTCGCTGTCACTTACAGCTGCGTGTTTCCCAGCCCCTTAGCAAACTGTTGACGTTACCTTCTTCGACGATCTCTACCTTCGTTCCCCGAAGACGTCAAGTCAGCCGTAACGTGCTATGTGGTCGTCCCAGCTTCTCCCTTGGGCTACAGGCCTTGGTTTGATATCGACTGTGCTGGCTTCACCTTTCCGTGTGCAGGAAGTAGGTGCCGTTTTGGCTATCGATTCTGACTTCCCGGACCCAAGCTTTGTGCAAGCAGCGGACGGCACTTGGTATGCCTTTGGCACCAATGGAAACGGCAAGCGTGTCCAGGTAGCTTCTTCTGTGGACTTCAAGTCATGGACTCTTCTTGACAAGGAGGCTTTACCTACACTTGCCAGTTGGGAGACTGAGATAGATCACTGGGCACCCGATGTGATAAGACGGGTAATTCTCTCTCGTTatctttttgcctttctgtTGGAATCATCCCTTGTGCTGATTAGTTTCCTAGAACGATGGCCGATACGTCATGTACTACTCGGGtgaagccaaggagatgGTGAGGCACCATTGCGTTGGTGTCGCCGTCTCTGAAGGCACAGATCCTACTGGACCCTATGTACCTAACGAGACACCTCTGTCTTGCCGTCTGGACCAAGGTGGCTCAATTGATCCGGCGGGCTTCCTGGACAAGGATGGCAGCCGCTATGTGGTATTCAAAGTTGATGGGAACAGCATTGGAAATGGTGGCGACTGCAACAATGACATCCCTCCTCTTAAATCGACTCCTATTCTTATGCAGAAAGTTGCGGATGATGGCTTCACTCCGGTTGGTGATGCTATCCAGATTCTTGACCGTGATGACAGTGATGGGCCGCTAGTCGAGGCCCCCAACCTGATTCTACACGGGGATACATACTTTCTCTTCTACTCCACGCATTGCTACACCGACCCCAAGTACGACGTTCGTTATGCGACCTCAAAGTCTATCACCGGGCCCTATGTCAAGAATGGTGAGAAATTACTCAAATCTGGTGATTATGGTCTTACTTCTCCTGGGGGTGGTACTGTCTGTGGTTGCGGAGATCGGATGTTGTTCCATGGCTTCTGTCGAAACAACACACGGTGTACATATGCTGCCGATATCTCCATATCAGACCAGCAGGTGACTCTCCTATGACCGAAGTAAGATACCCCCTTTTGCGTTGTATCTATTTTGGAGGAGTTATTGGATTTTGGTTTCACTACATATCACTGCACATGACCGGCCCATTATTCCTACATTATGTAATTAGCACTTGACTCAGCCCATATACATAAATATTCTTCGCTCTCCTCAGAGTTCTCTTCACTGTCCATATTAGTGGTTGTTGCAGCTCCACGGTGTTACACCTGGGCATCAAGATACTTGTCCAGCTGTTCTCCCTGATGGTCACCAACTCTGGTCCTGCTTTGGTTACATGCTTTGGTATATCTGTAGTACGACGGTTACATCTGACGGGGTCTAGAACAAAGTTCGGGCTTGTCATTTCAACTATAAGCACAAATGAGTCGAACAGGTAGGACCGTTGGGTATCTATATGCAGTGTACAAGatcattcattcatccacACAGTTGCCACTAGTCTGCCTTCACAGTTGCCTCTGTTTGCCCCTCCCGTTTCGATCGAATGCTTCGCACCCATTCCTCAACCCCTTCGATCGCGGCTTCGGGATCCCTCTTGTAGTTCAGAAGATACCCCTGGATCTCAGCAGCAGTGCATTGCCCACCTGGCACTAGCGCAAGGAACTGATCTGCCAAGTTCTGGATTTGCTCCCGCGAGAACTGATGCCATGGGACCTCCGACGTCACCTGATCCTTCTTCCCCCGGGGTCTCTTCGTCCTTGACGAGCGTACATCACCCTCGAGCGTGGAATAAATGGCCGAGAAaagctccttgatatcaCCAGGCTCGGCGTACCCAAACTGAATCGACATGTCGACCCGACCAGGCCGCAGCAGAGCCGGGTCGAGCTTCTCGGGGTGGTTCGTCGTCATGACCAGGATACGACCTTCGCTGGCGGCTACACCATCGATCACATTCAGCAGACCGGAGAGCGAGATGCCCTGCTTCGAGGAATCGGCATCAGCGTCCTCGGGGGAATCACCTTCCTTACCCTCAGCTGGCTTCGCCGTCGAGTCCTCACCGCCGTCGCTGACTCGTTTCTGCGTGATACCGGCGCAATCAACGTCCTCAAGCAAGACGATGCACCGACGGGGAAGCTCCTGGAACAAAGACATgagatcatcttcattgaagGACTTCGAGCTCAGATTGAGAAGATACAAAGGAAGCCCCATCAGACCAGCCACCGCAAAGCACAAGCTCGTTTTTCCCGTGCCAGGTGGTCCATGAAGGAGATAACCCCGTCTATAGGGGATACCACGATTCGAATACCACCTCCTCGTGCGGGGATGAAGATATTCCTtaatatcatcaagaaagGCATCCTTCTGCGCCTGGTCCAAGATAACCGTCGACAGAGGGCGCGGGGAGCGCGCCATACAGCGGGACCAATCGACATAATCACCGGGACTCCTCTGCGCACGATAAATAATGGTGCTGTTCCCGTCACGCGCGACATACACCCGCTGCGCCTCAGCCAGTAACTCCTTCAGGATGGCAGGGTCCCGTCCAAAACACGACAGATACAACTTCTCGGTCTCGAAGCGCGCGCCCCACcgagatgaggaagaagacttcTTGTCACCCTTCGCCCGGACAAAGGCCAGTAACTGAccgcggaagaagaaatagtGCGTCCCCTCCGCGGGGGTGAACCTCAGACGCTTGAACTTATCGCGATTGCGCGTCCTCGCCCAGTACTCGTCGAAATTGTTGATCACGTTGCCGTCCTCGTCGTactcatcttcctcgcccCAttcgtcctcgtcctcggaGTCGTAATAGTACGATTGAGTGGAAATCCGTGTTGCGGCGACAAACCGCGTACTCCGGTTTGCGAAGGGCTGCTGCGCCATCCAGTACAGGAGGTAGTTGGAGATCTCGTCGTCGAGACGGATTTCAGCTGTTGCGATACAGTGGGTTTCTAGGACACCCTTGAGCTTAGAAAAGGAGTATTTGAGCACTGCGGCGATGGCGATGTAGGTGAGTATATAGGGGAGGTAGAGAGAGAGGTCTATCTGGAGGTAAGAGATGAGGAATCTCGAGATGAAGGAGTAGCCTGGGATGAAGGCTTCGAGGAGGGCGGTGTCGGAGGGAGATAGAAGAGGGGGAGTGGTTGAATTCATATTGGTTTTATTGATGAGGTTTGAAAGTGTCGCGGACTCCATGATGGCTTTATATGGTCCCAATCAGGGTCTCTGAAGACGAAAAGGTAGTATGTTGTTTTGGCATGTAATGTATATACTAAGAACCCTTCTGTTCCGGCAGGATCTCCGGGTGCGATAACAAAAGACAGTAAAGAAACAAAATCAGGAGCAATAAATCCGAAAGAACAGACGACTCGAGTATTCGAGTCAATTGACTTCCTATTTCCCTGAAAGATTTATCCAGCGACCATAGCGGATATTCTCACATCCTTATAACTTCCCACTACCTCCCGCAGGCAGCACAGGTCCGTAAGGCAGAAAGACAGATCGTATGGGTCGACATCAATCCATTCCAGCGCAACAGGTGCCTGAATCATCGAAACTGTTGTTTACATGCCACCATGATTCTATGATTGGGTCCAAGTTGTGGCGCATTGCGGCTGGACTCTTTCTTGAGTCATCATGTTAATCATTTTCATCGTCGGGTACCCAATTAGGGCAGACCCGATGCGGTATGACGTTGTGATCGGCGCCCAAGGATTTCAGCCTCATTGATCGCATTGCCAAGTTTCATTGGagaattctccttctctcctaATAGACAGAAGTACTGCAGCGAATCaaaataattaaattatCCAACAAGATGTATATTATCTAACACGGAGAAAAGTGGGTATCTTTAAAGCAACGAATGGTATATACTATACCGCGGTCATCGAGTCCATTGGCTCTGCGATAACGTCGGAATTAAGGGAAATTGTCCTTCACGGTCTCAATTAGGTCCCCGGCCCAATCCTTCAGATCCTCGATTTTATCCCAAAGAGTCCCCCACCAGGTAGAGGGCTGGTCGTTTTCGCTGTCCGCCTCATCGTCTGACTCTGCCTCTGGTGGGGCCTCGGGGGCAGTTGTAGAGGTAGCTGTTGGGCTTGTGGAGGCCAGTACAGTCGAAGTCATGCTAAGCGATGCAGAGATAGCCGTGCTGCTAACTGGAGGGTCCGAAGGGTTCTCAAGCGCCGGGGTATCCTCGTCCGAATGCAGGCCCACGGGTTTTAAAGGCAGGCGCAGTGTTCCATTGTTCGGGCGCGGGTCAAGGCCGAGAGTATCACAGATGATATTATAAACGTTGATATTTTCTACTTCGATTAGTCCGTTCCCATCATAAGACGGGATAGCACTTACGGAATACTTCCACCCGGCTATTGGGTTGGTGCGGGAATGCCGGGCCCCTGGCAATGAAGATCGCCCGCATCAGGGGATGTTCGTGATCATACCCGTGGACGCCTTTCGGGTGATATACCTCGCCTTTCTCCAAAGCGCTCTGGGCGTCGAAGTCAGGTCGTTCGACCACCGCCCAGCCAGTCTTCGGAATCACCCAGAGAGGGGCGATGCGATCGTTGTTCGTAAAATGGTAGCGCTCTGGCATCGCCTCACGGGTGTAAACCTCAACTGCATGCGAGTAATTCACGGCTATGCTCTCCAGTTGCTTCTGAAGCGTCTCAAGATCTTCTGGTCGTTTGGGGCGCAGCCCACGCAGCGGCCATCCATCAATGCGATCCACCAGGCTGAGATCGACAAAATCATCCAACTGTACCAATCGTTCGGTTGCCGTGGTGGCCATTCCATGGTCGGAGACAATTACTATGTTCACAATGTCGGTCAAGTTCCGGTCTTGCAGGCCAGCGAAGAGGCTACCCAACATATCGTCCACTTCCGAGATGGTGCTCCGAATCTCTGTGCTGTTGGGCCCATACTTGTGGCCATCAGCGTCAACATTAGGAACATAGGCAGCGATGAACTGAGGTCGTTCCGAAACTAttccagcctcttcctcgaggCCAGACATGTCGAGTAATTCCAAAATGCGATTGGCTTTGCGAGGGAGCGCTTCCGAGCCATTGTACTTATCTAGGATTGTCGGGTCAACGCCGCCAATGTGCGCTTCGGAGCCAGGCCACATATGAATGGCAGTCTTGACCCCCTGGTTCTCGGCAGCCATCCATAACGGTTCAGCATTCCACCACTTAGGCCGCATACTAACTGATGGGTGGGTGTAGTAGAACTCCTCCTGTAACTCTGGGTCCCAAAACGTGTTCCCCACAATTCCGTGACTCTCGGGGTATAATCCGGTAACGAGGGTAAAATGGTTAGGAAAGGTGACACTTGGAAAGCTAGGGAGCATGTACTGTGGCGACACGCCCTCGGCAATAAACTTGGTAAGGGTTGGTGTTAACCCACGGTTAAGGAAGTCCGCTCGGAACCCATCAAGAGAGATCAGAATTGTGGTGGGTGCGAAAAGAGCAGTGCCGTTCGACAGTAGTGTTTGAGGGGCTTTGGTCGTCCTGAAGGGCGTTGATGCTTTGTATGCTCCTAGCAGAAATataaggaaaagaacaaagatcGCCGCGAAGACCAAGGCAAGCTTGAGCCACGAGACGCGCTGAGGCCGCTGATAGAATGGGACAGTTAGACTGGGTGGTGGACATAACGCTTAGTGTCATTAGGGTAGCCATacctcatcaccaccataTTCCTTGAGTTGTCGATCTAGATCGGACGACGATCGGCTCAGGAGGGAGCTCTCGTCGTCCCGATGACCCTCTTCCATCTCGAACATCAGCTCTCCCGAATCAGTCATTTTCTCATGCTGTCCTCTGCGCgcatctcttctttcctctcgCCGTCTTCGTCGGCGTTCTCGCTTTCCGATCTTTACACTTGGACTGTTGGGGCTGAAGATTCGCCGCAGACCGTGCGTTGGGCCTCCCCTGATCAACAACTTCTCCGtttcctcctcgtcattcAGCACGGTACGATCATGCTCTGCTAATTCCAGGGTTGTGCGAGATCTACGGAGAAActcgtcatcttcggagTCAGAGTCCTGCTCTGACGGCGATCGCAGGGActcggcatcatcatcgtaaTCGCTGGGGGAAAGGAGTGAACGACTAGGAATATCACGTCGGGTAGGCATGGGGTATAGTAACGAAGGGCGGGATCAGTCAATCCCGATGTTTAGATCAATACATTGACCTAGACGATAAGGCAAACTACTAAGTGAGTGCACGAGGGAAGCAGTGACTGGTAGAATGATCGATTGGTCTCTCATTCAAGCTGCGGGTCATGAATCCGAGGCGTGACTTAACGGCCTTAGTCAGCTACGTCAGCTTGTGGATTGATGGCAGCATACAGGACCTGGGCTGTCCTTTTCATGGTAAACACTATGGTAGTAATTATGTGCAGTGCTCTTGGTGGGGGAGGTCATGAcaaggagagagatatatGGGCAATTGGTGTTCTT
The sequence above is a segment of the Aspergillus oryzae RIB40 DNA, chromosome 3 genome. Coding sequences within it:
- a CDS encoding BCS1 and AAA domain-containing protein (AAA+-type ATPase) — encoded protein: MESATLSNLINKTNMNSTTPPLLSPSDTALLEAFIPGYSFISRFLISYLQIDLSLYLPYILTYIAIAAVLKYSFSKLKGVLETHCIATAEIRLDDEISNYLLYWMAQQPFANRSTRFVAATRISTQSYYYDSEDEDEWGEEDEYDEDGNVINNFDEYWARTRNRDKFKRLRFTPAEGTHYFFFRGQLLAFVRAKGDKKSSSSSRWGARFETEKLYLSCFGRDPAILKELLAEAQRVYVARDGNSTIIYRAQRSPGDYVDWSRCMARSPRPLSTVILDQAQKDAFLDDIKEYLHPRTRRWYSNRGIPYRRGYLLHGPPGTGKTSLCFAVAGLMGLPLYLLNLSSKSFNEDDLMSLFQELPRRCIVLLEDVDCAGITQKRVSDGGEDSTAKPAEGKEGDSPEDADADSSKQGISLSGLLNVIDGVAASEGRILVMTTNHPEKLDPALLRPGRVDMSIQFGYAEPGDIKELFSAIYSTLEGDVRSSRTKRPRGKKDQVTSEVPWHQFSREQIQNLADQFLALVPGGQCTAAEIQGYLLNYKRDPEAAIEGVEEWVRSIRSKREGQTEATVKAD
- a CDS encoding glycoside hydrolase family 43 protein (predicted protein); protein product: MWSSQLLPWATGLGLISTVLASPFRVQEVGAVLAIDSDFPDPSFVQAADGTWYAFGTNGNGKRVQVASSVDFKSWTLLDKEALPTLASWETEIDHWAPDVIRRNDGRYVMYYSGEAKEMVRHHCVGVAVSEGTDPTGPYVPNETPLSCRLDQGGSIDPAGFLDKDGSRYVVFKVDGNSIGNGGDCNNDIPPLKSTPILMQKVADDGFTPVGDAIQILDRDDSDGPLVEAPNLILHGDTYFLFYSTHCYTDPKYDVRYATSKSITGPYVKNGEKLLKSGDYGLTSPGGGTVCGCGDRMLFHGFCRNNTRCTYAADISISDQQVTLL
- a CDS encoding alkaline phosphatase family protein (type I phosphodiesterase/nucleotide pyrophosphatase), giving the protein MPTRRDIPSRSLLSPSDYDDDAESLRSPSEQDSDSEDDEFLRRSRTTLELAEHDRTVLNDEEETEKLLIRGGPTHGLRRIFSPNSPSVKIGKRERRRRRREERRDARRGQHEKMTDSGELMFEMEEGHRDDESSLLSRSSSDLDRQLKEYGGDERPQRVSWLKLALVFAAIFVLFLIFLLGAYKASTPFRTTKAPQTLLSNGTALFAPTTILISLDGFRADFLNRGLTPTLTKFIAEGVSPQYMLPSFPSVTFPNHFTLVTGLYPESHGIVGNTFWDPELQEEFYYTHPSVSMRPKWWNAEPLWMAAENQGVKTAIHMWPGSEAHIGGVDPTILDKYNGSEALPRKANRILELLDMSGLEEEAGIVSERPQFIAAYVPNVDADGHKYGPNSTEIRSTISEVDDMLGSLFAGLQDRNLTDIVNIVIVSDHGMATTATERLVQLDDFVDLSLVDRIDGWPLRGLRPKRPEDLETLQKQLESIAVNYSHAVEVYTREAMPERYHFTNNDRIAPLWVIPKTGWAVVERPDFDAQSALEKGEVYHPKGVHGYDHEHPLMRAIFIARGPAFPHQPNSRVEVFQNINVYNIICDTLGLDPRPNNGTLRLPLKPVGLHSDEDTPALENPSDPPVSSTAISASLSMTSTVLASTSPTATSTTAPEAPPEAESDDEADSENDQPSTWWGTLWDKIEDLKDWAGDLIETVKDNFP